The nucleotide sequence tgatGGATATTATTAGAAACATAGCCCTATGACATCTTATTGAAGGGTTTAATATGGAAATTCAAACTTAATATTTCATAAACGCCAAAATTATTATTTAACGTTATTTAGGATATAAAATGAAATTGCCAATTAACTATAAATGAAATATTTGGCTATTTTGGCAAAAGCAGCTGCAACTTTAGAATATAATATTGGAAATATACGCTTGATTGCACTGAAATAATACCTTTTATGCAACAAAAAGAATAATCTTTATCAATCAAACTGTAAAATTGTTGCATCTGGTAGGCCTACAATTAATATGCATTGCGCAAAAGAACAAAATGAATGATGGATATTATTAGAAACATAGCCCTCTGACATCTTATTGAAGTTTTTAATATAAAAACTCTAAGTTAATATTTGATAAGCCACAAAAAAAGCTTAATATTTGATAACCAGATCTTACTCTTGGATTTTGACCAAGATGGTTGCAGTGTAGGGGGAGTGTACCCTAGTAGCTGGGCGTGTCTGCCGCTCTACTGTAATATAAAGGGACCTAGTTGTATAGGCAGTCATCTTCAGTTCATTTCTCGTAGATTTAACACACGTCAATCAATAAGGAGCAAAATGAGTCTGACAGCAAAGGACAAATCTGTGGTGAAGGCCTTCTGGGGCAAGATTAGTGGAAAGGCAGATGTCATCGGCGCTGAGGCTTTGGGAAGGTAAGCCTTGTTAATGAAAGAATGATGAGAATGGTTGTGTTTAACCTGCTGACAGCGGCCTATGTGCATTTGAACATTAAGTCAACTACTTTCATTACATTGTAGACAGACGATGGGAGAAAAACGATATGCGTAAAGCTTAGAAGTTCAGCATCTAATACAAAAGCCTATAATAGGAACTATTCTGTACCTTCCTTTGCAGGATGCTGACTGCTTACCCCCAGACCAAGACCTACTTCTCCCACTGGGCAGACCTGAGCCCCGGCTCTGCCCCAGTCAAGAAGCATGGAGGCGTCATCATGGGTGCAATTGGTAATGCCGTCGGACTGATGGACAACCTCGTGGGTGGACTGAGTGCTCTCAGCGATCTGCACGCCTTCAAGCTGCGCGTTGACCCTGGAAACTTCAAGGTTTGCCCCCAGATAACCTATTGTCTTTATATTGATCACTCTCGACATCAACTCTGTCTGTTGCTATGGCTTAATCCTTCAATATTAactttgaaaatatacttttcaGATTCTGTCCCACAACATCCTTGTGACCCTGGCTATTCACTTCCCTGGGGATTTCACTCCCGAAGTGCACATTGCTGTGGATAAATTCCTTGCAGCCTTGTCCGCTGCCCTGGCTGACAAATACAGATAAGACCATCATGCAAGTCCAAAATTGGACTCCAGTTCCCGCTCTGTTGTTATCACAAAATAAACAGGCAATGAATGAAGTTATGTCCTCTGTGTCCTTATTCCACCACAGTTCACCATCAAAGTCATATTTGAATTTCATCACTATCACATCTAGATTGAATACATTGAATGAAGAAAAGAATGGATTAAGTACTAAATAGTGCTTTGGGCGCACCATCCACTAGCTCACTATGTTCTTCTCCATAACTTTGGATAGCCTATCTAATACGTGTAACATGAATTTTGCTGACCTCATTTAATATTTGATGAATATGGAGTAGTTCCAGATAGGGGTTGGTAAACTGAATGGGCTATAGGAAGACGGTAGAGGCACAATGAAAACCTATTCAGAGATtaacaaatatgtattttagacCTACatgaatttaaaatattttaataACTTTTAAAAACGGTAAAAACAAAACAAGATACTTAATAGAATAGGCTATTTTGTATTTTCAATGCAGTGAATTTGGTTGGGGAAGTGAAATCGACTTTGAAAAACGAACAGGTTGTGTTTTTCTGTATATACCACGCACTCAATCTGGAAGTTCCGTGCCTCGACTTTCTTTCAACCGCGGcattttgtagtttattttgatacattaGTATTTAGGATTTTTAAAATTTTGTAATAATAAAGTATCCTTGCGCATCTCTGAACCTAAATGTCTGTAAGTTAAATGGTTTTACTATTTCGtacaaacatgtatttttttatacatttgtggAGATTTAGTCTAGTAGGCCTACTAGTAGGATAGTCTCTCGGGTTTTTGTTGCACGCCCTTTATCCTGATCGTTTTAACGCGCAGGCTTGGTTTTACCCGCAGGTTAGGCGCAGACGTAGCCTAACATATGGGGGGAAAAGATTACACATGAAAGTATTTAAATTCATATGCAGTTTTGCACCGCAAACAGTGTACTCACTGTACACGTCAGAACCgtggga is from Salvelinus namaycush isolate Seneca chromosome 41, SaNama_1.0, whole genome shotgun sequence and encodes:
- the LOC120034260 gene encoding hemoglobin subunit alpha-like, which translates into the protein MSLTAKDKSVVKAFWGKISGKADVIGAEALGRMLTAYPQTKTYFSHWADLSPGSAPVKKHGGVIMGAIGNAVGLMDNLVGGLSALSDLHAFKLRVDPGNFKILSHNILVTLAIHFPGDFTPEVHIAVDKFLAALSAALADKYR